In Archangium violaceum, the following are encoded in one genomic region:
- a CDS encoding C40 family peptidase — MPRALPLLIASLQLVPVSARALGREEVMAEAARFAQHPWEMRAANQKGTCPGEYRSDHALGKQIGVPYAWGGSMELAEFDRRIGAGQAAGSHSGDGILTCVAGVDCSGFVSRVWRLAKRESTSTLGTVTRPITLEELLPGDALNKAGKHVVLFAGTRADGKPIIYEASGSASRVRMATPSWSYLAGYVPIRYPGIEDKPVVASVPPAPAPVAPASDASAPPPPPAATAPQVVLASATTPAGGPVTTRLSLRYGADVGFTPASEDAQSMGPDYLTAGPKGTVALYDRVRRRVLVLGREGMRGSFDAGLADGLGFTRQGELIVMDGTRHQLRLHRSSGELLRTVDIPREGLLGALTLDDGVLLATSPEGEQKVIAELVNGKPQRPRKNVDLSQQQVLRWKERAGGGRIAEVGGESLTLPEKARVSARRVGTWIELVIATSDAGGSHLEVKRTLRRRGQVVNLPDATRGAYTPIADLAVDPDGAIVYLEPGAQGVSLTWLDAG, encoded by the coding sequence ATGCCGCGCGCCTTGCCGTTGCTCATCGCCTCGCTCCAGCTCGTGCCCGTGTCCGCTCGGGCCCTGGGTCGGGAGGAGGTGATGGCGGAGGCCGCCCGGTTCGCACAGCACCCCTGGGAGATGCGCGCCGCCAACCAGAAGGGGACCTGCCCGGGGGAGTACCGCAGTGACCATGCCCTCGGGAAACAGATCGGTGTCCCCTATGCCTGGGGCGGTTCGATGGAGCTGGCCGAGTTCGATCGGCGCATCGGCGCGGGGCAGGCCGCTGGCAGCCACAGCGGCGACGGCATCCTGACGTGTGTCGCGGGAGTCGACTGCTCGGGCTTCGTCTCGCGGGTCTGGCGGCTCGCGAAACGCGAGTCCACTTCCACCCTCGGCACCGTGACCCGCCCCATCACGCTCGAGGAGTTGCTCCCCGGCGATGCCCTCAACAAGGCGGGCAAGCACGTCGTGCTCTTCGCCGGGACCCGTGCCGATGGCAAGCCAATCATCTACGAGGCATCCGGAAGCGCCTCGCGCGTGCGGATGGCGACTCCGAGCTGGTCCTATCTCGCCGGCTATGTGCCCATCCGGTACCCGGGCATCGAGGACAAGCCCGTGGTGGCCTCCGTGCCTCCTGCTCCGGCGCCCGTGGCTCCTGCTTCGGACGCCAGCGCTCCGCCTCCGCCCCCGGCCGCCACCGCGCCCCAGGTGGTTCTGGCCTCGGCCACCACCCCGGCTGGTGGGCCGGTCACCACCCGGCTCTCGCTTCGCTACGGGGCCGACGTGGGCTTCACGCCCGCTTCGGAGGACGCACAGTCCATGGGCCCCGACTACCTGACGGCGGGTCCGAAGGGGACCGTCGCCCTCTATGATCGGGTGCGCCGCCGGGTCCTGGTCCTCGGACGGGAAGGCATGCGCGGGTCCTTCGATGCCGGGCTCGCCGATGGTCTGGGCTTCACCCGCCAGGGCGAGCTCATCGTCATGGATGGCACCCGGCACCAGCTCCGTCTCCACCGCTCCAGTGGGGAACTGCTCCGCACCGTCGACATCCCGCGCGAGGGCCTCCTGGGAGCGCTCACCCTCGATGACGGCGTCCTCCTCGCCACTTCACCGGAGGGCGAGCAGAAGGTCATCGCCGAGCTGGTCAACGGAAAGCCGCAGCGGCCGCGCAAGAACGTGGACCTCTCCCAGCAGCAGGTGCTGCGTTGGAAGGAGCGCGCCGGGGGAGGGCGGATCGCGGAGGTGGGCGGGGAGAGCCTCACCCTTCCGGAAAAGGCCCGCGTCTCGGCCCGGCGGGTCGGGACGTGGATCGAGCTGGTGATCGCCACCAGCGATGCGGGAGGGAGCCATCTCGAGGTGAAGCGCACCCTGCGCCGGCGGGGGCAGGTGGTGAACCTTCCCGATGCCACGCGCGGCGCCTACACGCCCATCGCCGACCTGGCCGTCGATCCGGACGGCGCCATCGTCTACCTCGAGCCAGGAGCCCAGGGGGTCTCCCTGACCTGGCTCGATGCCGGATGA
- a CDS encoding mersacidin/lichenicidin family type 2 lantibiotic: MNSEMIVKAWKSPEYRASLLHEQRAALPENPSGRPLTELDDSDLDDVTGGEGVKLLLTERNQCCLFSLGCPSLAQNCNLEI; encoded by the coding sequence ATGAACAGCGAGATGATCGTCAAGGCGTGGAAGAGCCCGGAGTACCGCGCGAGCCTGCTGCACGAACAGCGAGCCGCGCTCCCGGAGAATCCCTCCGGGAGACCGCTCACGGAGCTCGATGACTCCGACCTGGATGACGTCACCGGAGGGGAGGGGGTGAAGCTGTTGCTGACCGAGCGTAACCAGTGCTGCCTCTTTTCCCTCGGGTGCCCCTCGCTCGCGCAGAACTGCAACCTGGAGATCTGA
- the mxcL gene encoding myxochelin B biosynthesis transaminase MxcL gives MPRPIVGKMDLTNSNRLLAEAKRLVPGLTQTMMKKPEMFAPGSFPVYLARGQGALVEDVDGQQYIDFICGLGASSLGHNHPAVVDTIRRHLEEGLLHSLPTAWEVSAARTLVEMIPGAEMARFFKTGADATSAAVRLARYVTSKEHIITVGYNGWHDHFMYDTPGVPAVLSQYTRRMPLFEEPDEAALLACIEQTGHQLAAVLLSVPFNRCLTREFMHKLRATCTAHGVLLIQDEVITGFRLAPGGAQQFFDVKADFVCLSKAIAAGMPLSAVAGPEKLLSKLADLQVSTTFGGELLSLAVCEAVLKVSREPGFTEHLANLGRRLATGINARAERVGSPLRILGYDAIPLFRFSKNPVENAKLTQPFQAGMARRGILLRRDLNFICAAHTVEQIDYTIDMAEEAMRECLQQASASSAA, from the coding sequence TTGCCCCGACCCATCGTGGGCAAGATGGATCTCACGAACTCCAACCGCCTGCTGGCCGAGGCGAAGCGGCTGGTGCCCGGTCTGACCCAGACGATGATGAAGAAGCCGGAGATGTTCGCTCCGGGCTCCTTCCCCGTCTACCTCGCGCGTGGACAGGGCGCGTTGGTGGAGGACGTGGATGGCCAGCAGTACATCGACTTCATCTGCGGGCTGGGCGCGAGCTCGCTCGGCCACAACCACCCGGCCGTCGTGGACACCATCCGCCGGCACCTGGAGGAGGGGCTGCTGCACTCGCTGCCCACGGCCTGGGAGGTCAGCGCCGCGCGGACGTTGGTGGAGATGATCCCCGGCGCGGAGATGGCGCGCTTCTTCAAGACGGGAGCGGATGCCACCTCGGCGGCGGTGCGCCTGGCGCGCTACGTCACGAGCAAGGAGCACATCATCACGGTGGGCTACAACGGCTGGCACGACCACTTCATGTATGACACGCCGGGCGTGCCCGCGGTGTTGTCGCAGTACACGCGGCGCATGCCGCTCTTCGAGGAGCCGGACGAGGCGGCGCTGCTGGCCTGCATCGAGCAGACGGGGCACCAGCTCGCGGCGGTGCTGCTGTCGGTGCCGTTCAACCGCTGCCTCACCCGCGAGTTCATGCACAAGCTGCGCGCCACGTGCACGGCGCACGGCGTGTTGCTCATCCAGGACGAGGTCATCACCGGCTTCCGGCTGGCGCCGGGCGGTGCCCAGCAGTTCTTCGACGTGAAGGCCGACTTCGTCTGTCTGTCCAAGGCGATCGCCGCGGGCATGCCGCTGTCGGCGGTGGCGGGGCCGGAGAAGCTCCTGAGCAAGCTGGCGGATCTGCAGGTGTCCACCACGTTCGGCGGCGAGCTGCTGTCGCTGGCGGTGTGCGAGGCCGTGCTCAAGGTGAGCCGCGAGCCGGGCTTCACCGAGCACCTGGCGAACCTGGGCCGGCGGCTCGCCACGGGCATCAACGCCCGGGCCGAGCGCGTGGGCTCGCCGCTGCGCATCCTGGGCTATGACGCCATCCCCCTGTTCCGCTTCTCCAAGAACCCCGTGGAGAACGCGAAGCTCACCCAGCCCTTCCAGGCGGGCATGGCGCGCCGTGGCATCCTGTTGCGCCGCGACCTCAACTTCATCTGCGCGGCGCACACCGTCGAGCAGATCGACTACACCATCGACATGGCCGAGGAAGCGATGCGCGAGTGCCTCCAGCAGGCCTCGGCCTCCAGCGCGGCCTGA
- the mxcK gene encoding myxochelin export MFS transporter MxcK produces MSVSSSPRSEQRVLWLLAAVQFTHLLDFMIVMPLGPELMRRLGISAAQFGALVSAYTLASAGMGLLGGLWLDRFDRKRTLLGLYAGFVVATLLCGVSDSYLGLLMARCVAGACAGLMSAGVQAIIGDVIPAERRGRAIGTVMASYGLCAVAGVPLGLWLASQWGWRSPFFVIGALGSVLWLALLFALPPVPPHPSGRPDVRGGSALGRGWTPALALGWVLTFCVVFSGFLLIPYLSPFMVGNLGLRLSDLSWVYLAGGAATLLSSRWMGRMADRFGPARVLASLLVGTLGPHLLFTHLSAAPLPGVAGVFVLFMVLTSGRAIPTLALVASRVPPALRGRYMAINMAASDGASGFGAWVGGLLLTVAPDGALVGFGRVGWIAAGVSGCALGVLWLFDRRAATSSAVPA; encoded by the coding sequence GTGAGTGTTTCCTCCTCGCCGAGGTCCGAGCAGCGGGTGCTCTGGTTGCTGGCGGCCGTGCAGTTCACCCACCTGCTGGACTTCATGATCGTCATGCCGCTGGGGCCGGAGTTGATGAGGCGCCTGGGCATCTCGGCCGCGCAGTTCGGGGCGTTGGTGTCGGCGTACACACTGGCCTCGGCGGGCATGGGGTTGTTGGGGGGGCTGTGGCTGGATCGCTTCGATCGCAAGCGCACGCTGCTCGGGCTCTACGCGGGGTTCGTCGTGGCCACGCTGCTGTGTGGCGTCTCGGACAGCTACCTCGGGTTGTTGATGGCGCGTTGCGTGGCGGGGGCCTGCGCGGGGCTGATGAGCGCGGGGGTTCAGGCCATCATCGGGGATGTCATCCCCGCGGAGCGCCGGGGCAGGGCGATTGGCACGGTGATGGCGTCGTATGGACTGTGCGCGGTGGCGGGCGTGCCCCTGGGGCTGTGGTTGGCGAGTCAGTGGGGGTGGCGCTCGCCCTTCTTCGTCATCGGCGCGCTCGGGAGCGTGTTGTGGCTCGCGCTGCTGTTCGCCTTGCCGCCGGTCCCTCCGCACCCGTCCGGGCGCCCTGACGTGCGGGGCGGGTCCGCGCTCGGGCGGGGGTGGACGCCTGCCCTGGCGCTCGGGTGGGTGTTGACCTTCTGCGTGGTGTTCTCCGGCTTCCTGCTGATTCCCTATCTGAGCCCCTTCATGGTGGGCAACCTCGGGTTGAGGCTGTCCGACCTGTCCTGGGTGTATCTGGCGGGCGGCGCCGCCACGTTGTTGAGCTCGCGGTGGATGGGACGGATGGCCGATCGGTTCGGGCCGGCCCGCGTCCTGGCCTCGCTGCTGGTGGGCACCCTGGGGCCGCACCTGCTGTTCACGCACCTGTCCGCGGCGCCGCTGCCGGGCGTGGCGGGGGTGTTCGTGCTGTTCATGGTGCTGACCTCCGGGCGGGCCATTCCCACCCTGGCGCTGGTCGCCTCACGGGTGCCTCCCGCGCTGCGCGGTCGCTACATGGCGATCAACATGGCGGCGAGCGATGGCGCCTCCGGGTTCGGCGCGTGGGTGGGGGGCCTGTTGCTGACGGTGGCGCCGGATGGCGCGCTGGTGGGGTTTGGCCGGGTGGGCTGGATCGCCGCCGGGGTGTCGGGCTGCGCGCTCGGCGTGCTCTGGCTGTTCGACCGGCGCGCCGCCACTTCGAGCGCGGTGCCGGCCTGA
- a CDS encoding FAD-binding oxidoreductase, with product MDRLREALEAWRRELGEDNVLADEATLVRARTATFATTQDVGAVLRPGSTEEVRACLRIAQELRIPVTPVSAGRNQGYGSRVPARSGVLLDLGRMNRVLEFDEELAYLTVEPGVSFEQAHAFLEARGSRLQLATIGGPPQSSLIGNALERGDGTGPHGDIFQYVCGLEVVLPTGECLHTGPGRYPHARAASVLRWGAGPGLDGLFSQSNLGVVTRMTFWLAPRAACPRLVTGVLEDPSQLGPVVERLRLLRMEGTLREAFSLWNDYKVMSVLGQYPWEATRGLTPLPESRRARLRAELGISPWHLSFVLEAPSEAQARAAQERVEHVLEGVVPTLSCMREEEVGPGALRQVPSARNLRMMYWRKRLPPPEVPEPERDGCGFIWLSCAVPMTGPHLETALALAEPLPLRFGFEPNLCVLGVSARCAYLVVAIVYDREVEGEDARALACHQALQQALGDAGYYPARLGIQSPVLPFVPEDDSPRVLRTLKAALDPHGILAPGRYLP from the coding sequence ATGGATCGGCTGCGGGAGGCGCTCGAGGCGTGGCGTCGGGAACTGGGCGAGGACAACGTGCTCGCCGACGAGGCGACGCTCGTCCGGGCGCGCACGGCGACCTTCGCGACCACCCAGGATGTCGGTGCGGTGCTGCGTCCCGGAAGCACCGAGGAGGTGCGCGCCTGCTTGCGCATCGCCCAGGAGCTGCGCATCCCCGTCACCCCGGTGAGCGCCGGGCGCAACCAGGGCTATGGCTCGCGAGTGCCGGCGCGCAGCGGCGTGCTGCTGGACCTGGGCCGGATGAATCGCGTGCTCGAGTTCGACGAGGAGCTGGCGTACCTCACGGTGGAGCCGGGCGTCTCGTTCGAGCAGGCGCATGCCTTCCTGGAGGCGCGGGGCTCGCGGCTGCAGCTGGCCACCATCGGCGGGCCGCCCCAGTCGAGCCTCATCGGCAATGCGCTCGAGCGGGGGGACGGGACGGGGCCTCACGGGGACATCTTCCAGTACGTGTGTGGCCTGGAGGTGGTGCTGCCCACGGGCGAATGCCTTCACACCGGGCCCGGGCGCTATCCCCATGCCCGGGCAGCGTCCGTGCTGCGCTGGGGCGCGGGCCCCGGCCTGGATGGGCTCTTCAGCCAGTCGAACCTGGGGGTCGTGACGCGGATGACCTTCTGGCTGGCGCCGCGAGCGGCCTGCCCGCGGCTGGTGACGGGCGTGCTCGAGGATCCCTCCCAGCTGGGCCCGGTGGTGGAGCGGCTGCGGCTGCTGCGGATGGAGGGCACCCTGCGCGAGGCCTTCTCGCTGTGGAACGACTACAAGGTGATGTCCGTGCTCGGCCAGTACCCGTGGGAGGCGACCCGGGGGCTCACGCCGCTGCCGGAGTCGCGCCGCGCGAGGCTGCGCGCCGAGCTGGGCATCTCACCCTGGCACCTGAGCTTCGTGCTCGAGGCCCCGAGCGAGGCGCAGGCACGGGCGGCGCAGGAGCGGGTGGAGCACGTGCTGGAGGGAGTCGTGCCCACCCTCTCCTGTATGCGGGAGGAGGAGGTGGGGCCGGGGGCGCTCCGGCAGGTGCCCTCGGCGCGCAACCTTCGGATGATGTACTGGCGCAAGCGCTTGCCCCCGCCCGAGGTGCCGGAGCCGGAGCGTGACGGGTGCGGCTTCATCTGGCTGTCGTGCGCCGTGCCGATGACGGGCCCCCACCTGGAGACGGCGCTGGCGCTCGCCGAGCCCTTGCCGCTCCGGTTCGGTTTCGAGCCCAACCTGTGCGTGCTGGGCGTCTCGGCGCGCTGTGCCTACCTGGTGGTGGCGATCGTCTATGACCGGGAGGTGGAGGGGGAGGACGCTCGCGCGCTGGCGTGCCACCAGGCGTTGCAACAGGCCCTGGGTGACGCGGGCTACTACCCGGCGCGCTTGGGCATCCAGTCGCCCGTGCTTCCCTTCGTGCCGGAGGATGACTCGCCGAGGGTGTTGAGGACGCTCAAGGCCGCGTTGGATCCCCACGGCATCCTCGCCCCCGGGCGCTACCTGCCCTGA
- a CDS encoding peptidylprolyl isomerase, whose translation MSSIVIPQLAASYELDDLSVSMSLPQVEAPSLEGLSVTLSPPEAFTPEQVQQRFLELARPLATERYRYPSEKLAWGDEILFDIVGYSHGELIPFSLRTDVWMTLAPEPLLPGLYESLVGRSPRENLTVELTLPGDYPVESLRGAPARFSLQLKGAREVTYPELSSPAFLRAFGYGDTLAQATRAVLHQMEAEATQLLLSQVQRQVLATVAARTRVKVPAGLVDEEIRRRWSTSEGRALSALGFDEARREESLRAWLRDESTRAEVELRLRIALALGAICKRDGLTPSRAKVEKIIQDEANAAGVPVGEVVAALRSEPQNLARIDQVAWHLTAVDHVMSRAKVHMAAA comes from the coding sequence ATGAGCTCCATCGTGATTCCGCAGTTGGCCGCGTCGTACGAGCTGGACGATCTCTCGGTGTCGATGTCCCTGCCCCAGGTGGAGGCGCCCTCGCTCGAGGGACTCTCCGTCACGCTCTCCCCCCCGGAGGCGTTCACCCCGGAGCAGGTCCAGCAGCGGTTCCTGGAGCTGGCGCGCCCCCTGGCCACCGAGCGCTACCGCTACCCCAGCGAGAAGCTGGCATGGGGGGACGAGATCCTGTTCGACATCGTGGGATACAGCCACGGCGAGCTCATCCCCTTCAGCCTGCGCACCGACGTGTGGATGACCCTGGCGCCCGAGCCCCTGCTGCCCGGGCTCTACGAGTCGCTCGTGGGCCGCTCGCCCCGGGAGAATCTCACCGTGGAGCTCACCCTGCCCGGCGACTACCCCGTCGAGTCCCTGCGGGGGGCGCCCGCGCGCTTCTCGCTGCAACTCAAGGGGGCGCGCGAGGTGACCTATCCCGAGCTGAGCAGCCCCGCCTTCCTCCGGGCCTTCGGCTACGGCGACACGCTCGCGCAGGCCACGCGGGCCGTCCTCCATCAGATGGAGGCGGAGGCCACGCAGTTGCTGCTGAGCCAGGTCCAGCGGCAGGTGCTAGCCACGGTGGCCGCGCGCACCCGGGTGAAGGTCCCCGCCGGGCTCGTCGATGAGGAGATCCGCCGCCGTTGGAGCACCAGCGAGGGACGCGCGCTGAGCGCGCTGGGCTTCGATGAGGCTCGCCGGGAGGAGTCGCTCCGCGCGTGGCTGCGGGACGAGTCGACGCGGGCCGAGGTGGAGCTGCGGCTGCGCATCGCCCTGGCCCTGGGCGCCATCTGCAAGCGGGACGGGCTGACCCCGAGCCGGGCGAAGGTGGAGAAGATCATCCAGGACGAGGCCAATGCCGCTGGAGTGCCGGTGGGAGAGGTGGTCGCCGCCCTGCGCTCCGAGCCCCAGAACCTGGCCCGGATCGATCAGGTGGCCTGGCACCTCACGGCCGTGGACCACGTCATGAGCCGGGCCAAGGTCCACATGGCGGCGGCCTGA
- a CDS encoding glutathione S-transferase family protein: MLILHQGPAAFGISNVSPFCLKLESYLRMAGIPYTAKAAAFGKAPKGKIPFIEEDGSFLGDSQLIIEHLKRKHGDPLDAKLGAEDVAKGHLVRRVLEDSLYWNIIHERWVSQEGWRIYKPIFEALFPPGIGKLIVPMIRRGVTKATHTQGLGRHRPEEILEMGKADVSAVAVALGDKPFLLGENPTSFDAALYAFIVSIIAFPVDSPLRKYTLGQQNLVRYCERFQQRFFTDGQK, from the coding sequence ATGCTCATCCTTCATCAGGGCCCCGCCGCGTTCGGCATCAGCAACGTCAGCCCTTTCTGCCTGAAGCTGGAGAGTTATCTCCGGATGGCTGGAATCCCCTACACGGCGAAGGCGGCCGCCTTCGGGAAGGCCCCCAAGGGGAAGATCCCCTTCATCGAGGAGGACGGCTCGTTCCTGGGTGACTCCCAGCTCATCATCGAGCACCTCAAGCGCAAGCACGGAGATCCGCTCGACGCGAAGCTCGGCGCGGAGGACGTCGCCAAGGGCCACCTGGTGCGACGCGTGCTGGAGGACAGCCTCTACTGGAACATCATCCACGAGCGCTGGGTCTCACAGGAGGGATGGCGGATCTACAAGCCCATCTTCGAGGCCCTCTTCCCGCCCGGCATCGGCAAGCTCATCGTGCCCATGATTCGCCGGGGGGTCACCAAGGCGACGCACACCCAGGGCCTGGGCCGCCACCGGCCGGAGGAGATCCTGGAGATGGGCAAGGCGGACGTCTCCGCGGTGGCGGTGGCGCTCGGCGACAAGCCTTTCCTCCTGGGAGAGAACCCCACCTCGTTCGACGCGGCGCTCTACGCGTTCATCGTGAGCATCATCGCGTTTCCCGTGGACTCGCCGCTCCGGAAGTACACGCTGGGGCAGCAGAACCTGGTGCGCTATTGCGAGCGTTTCCAGCAGCGCTTCTTCACGGACGGACAGAAGTAG
- a CDS encoding sigma factor-like helix-turn-helix DNA-binding protein has translation MASEQTESFLSRAPHALAPALRALPGLEDALAGLVREAREAWPEVGMDAGAFLAHVAERLPSTGEAREVLASLRAEEFFLAFACVRGDARALEALDAHVLSQVGTWLPREAPALVDELRQLLRQRLLVSVDGAPPKLASYSGRGPLGQWVRAVALRLHIDRQRAAPCELPLEAAPVALADRLGADPELAFIRERHQEDFRVAFRAALGRLEARERNLLRLHHVHGLSMDAVSATYQAPRSTVARWIARARERLLALTREELTARLGLTPDELDSLLRLVRSQLDVSLRQLLAD, from the coding sequence GTGGCGTCCGAGCAGACCGAGTCCTTCCTGTCGCGGGCGCCGCACGCGCTCGCCCCGGCGCTGCGGGCGCTTCCCGGCCTGGAGGACGCGCTCGCGGGGCTGGTGCGGGAGGCGCGCGAGGCGTGGCCGGAGGTGGGTATGGACGCGGGGGCCTTCCTGGCGCACGTGGCGGAGCGGCTGCCCTCCACGGGCGAGGCCCGCGAGGTGCTCGCGAGCCTTCGCGCGGAGGAGTTCTTCCTGGCCTTCGCCTGCGTGCGGGGGGATGCGCGGGCGCTCGAGGCGCTCGACGCGCACGTGCTGTCCCAGGTGGGGACGTGGCTGCCGCGCGAGGCGCCCGCCCTCGTGGACGAGCTGCGGCAGTTGTTGCGCCAGCGGCTGCTGGTGTCGGTGGACGGGGCACCGCCGAAGCTGGCCTCCTATTCCGGGCGGGGTCCTCTGGGACAGTGGGTGAGGGCGGTGGCGCTGCGGCTGCACATCGACCGGCAGCGCGCCGCGCCGTGTGAGCTGCCACTGGAGGCGGCCCCGGTGGCGCTGGCGGATCGGCTGGGCGCGGACCCCGAGCTGGCCTTCATCCGCGAGCGGCACCAGGAGGATTTCCGCGTGGCCTTCCGCGCGGCGCTGGGCCGGCTGGAGGCCCGGGAGCGCAACCTGCTGCGGCTGCACCACGTGCACGGCCTGTCCATGGACGCGGTGAGCGCCACGTACCAGGCGCCCCGCTCCACCGTGGCGCGCTGGATTGCCCGCGCCCGCGAGCGGCTGCTGGCGCTCACCCGCGAGGAGCTGACGGCGCGGCTGGGGCTGACGCCCGACGAGCTGGACAGCTTGCTGCGCCTCGTGCGCAGCCAGCTCGACGTCAGCCTGCGCCAGCTCTTGGCGGACTGA